The following coding sequences are from one Solea solea chromosome 11, fSolSol10.1, whole genome shotgun sequence window:
- the LOC131468171 gene encoding tumor necrosis factor receptor superfamily member 14-like isoform X2, giving the protein MLSVSLLFGLVVGLIVPGSCCQEKEYKSRDGDCCSKCDEGQFVLKDCTDVRSTRCNRCKDGTFMNQPNGLNMCFPCTSCVSGNGLFVKQACTASTDTVCDVLSGYMCRDESSSTGCSRAEKHSSCVSGQQIKEPGARSPTPWLRAETRATTSAAVNCSEIVVGVAMTHCIYLL; this is encoded by the exons ATGTTGTCCGTGTCGCTGTTGTTTG GGTTAGTTGTTGGCCTCATTGTTCCCGGGTCGTGTTGTCAAGAAAAGGAGTACAAGAGCCGTGATGGAGACTGCTGTTCGAAGTGCGACGAGG gTCAATTTGTTCTCAAAGACTGTACAGACGTGCGTAGCACTCGCTGCAACCGTTGTAAGGATGGGACGTTTATGAACCAACCTAATGGTCTAAACATGTGTTTCCCCTGCACTTCCTGTGTTTCAG GTAATGGTCTGTTTGTCAAGCAGGCGTGTACAGCAAGCACTGACACGGTTTGTGACGTTTTAAGTGGCTACATGTGCAGAGACGAGTCTAGTAGCACAGGATGTAGCCGGGCAGAGAAACATTCAAGCTGTGTTTCTGGTCAACAGATCAAAGAACCTG GTGCCCGGAGCCCCACACCGTGGTTACGCGCGGAGACTCGCGCAACGACGTCGGCTGCAGTAAATTGTTCAGAAATCGTGGTTGGAGTTGCCATGACTCATTGTATCTACCTCTTGTGA
- the LOC131468171 gene encoding tumor necrosis factor receptor superfamily member 14-like isoform X1 — protein sequence MLSVSLLFGLVVGLIVPGSCCQEKEYKSRDGDCCSKCDEGQFVLKDCTDVRSTRCNRCKDGTFMNQPNGLNMCFPCTSCVSGNGLFVKQACTASTDTVCDVLSGYMCRDESSSTGCSRAEKHSSCVSGQQIKEPGTRDTNTVCEDCPNGYFSKDGVKCLTWKTCPEPHTVVTRGDSRNDVGCSKLFRNRGWSCHDSLYLPLVIFVSQSFF from the exons ATGTTGTCCGTGTCGCTGTTGTTTG GGTTAGTTGTTGGCCTCATTGTTCCCGGGTCGTGTTGTCAAGAAAAGGAGTACAAGAGCCGTGATGGAGACTGCTGTTCGAAGTGCGACGAGG gTCAATTTGTTCTCAAAGACTGTACAGACGTGCGTAGCACTCGCTGCAACCGTTGTAAGGATGGGACGTTTATGAACCAACCTAATGGTCTAAACATGTGTTTCCCCTGCACTTCCTGTGTTTCAG GTAATGGTCTGTTTGTCAAGCAGGCGTGTACAGCAAGCACTGACACGGTTTGTGACGTTTTAAGTGGCTACATGTGCAGAGACGAGTCTAGTAGCACAGGATGTAGCCGGGCAGAGAAACATTCAAGCTGTGTTTCTGGTCAACAGATCAAAGAACCTG GAACCAGGGATACGAATACTGTGTGCGAGGACTGTCCAAATGGCTATTTTTCAAAGGATGGTGTAAAGTGCCTTACTTGGAAAAC GTGCCCGGAGCCCCACACCGTGGTTACGCGCGGAGACTCGCGCAACGACGTCGGCTGCAGTAAATTGTTCAGAAATCGTGGTTGGAGTTGCCATGACTCATTGTATCTACCTCTTGTGATATTTGTGTCGCAGTCGTTTTTTTAG